A segment of the Bacillus licheniformis DSM 13 = ATCC 14580 genome:
GTTCCTATACGAAAAAACGAAACGAAAACCAATGATCATTCCAATCATCATGGAAGTATAAAAAACCAAGAGACTCCTCTTGGTTTTTTTTCATGCCTTTTGCGTTGAATGAAAAAAACGCCATTGTCCATAATACAAAAGAAACTCGAGAAAGAGGTGAGCCAGATGGATTCAAACCGGATACAAAACGGGGACAGCCAAGGGGAGCAGCCGGCTAAGCAGGACGCAAAAGACAGTCTCGTCAACAAAATCCAGCAGCTCGGCGAAACGACACTCCCGCAGATGGGGCAGGACACCAACATTCACTGCCTGACCATTATCGGACAAATTGAAGGTCACGTCCAGCTTCCTCCCCAAAACAAAACAACAAAGTATGAACATGTGATTCCCCAGATCGTTGCAGTAGAGCAGAATCCTAAAATCGAAGGTCTGCTCATCATCTTAAACACGGTCGGAGGAGACGTAGAAGCGGGCCTTGCGATTGCGGAAATGCTGGCGTCCCTGTCAAAGCCGACGGTCTCTATCGTACTGGGCGGCGGACATTCAATCGGAGTTCCAATCGCAGTGTCCTGCGACCACAGCTATATCGCTGAAACAGCTACGATGACGATCCATCCGGTCAGGCTGACAGGGCTTGTCATCGGTGTGCCGCAGACATTTGAGTATCTCGACAAAATGCAGGAAAGGGTCATCAATTTCGTGACAAGCCATTCCAACATATCGGAAGAAAAATTTAAAGAACTGATGTTTTCAAAAGGCAATTTAACCCGTGACATCGGGACGAATGTCGTAGGAAACGATGCGGTTAAATACGGATTAATCGATGAAACCGGCGGAGTCGGACAGGCGATTCAAAAGCTGAATGAATTAATCGAACAAAACAAGGGCGCCCAGGAAGGGATGATCCAATGATTCTGTATACGACAATGCCGCAGGA
Coding sequences within it:
- a CDS encoding ClpP family protease; its protein translation is MDSNRIQNGDSQGEQPAKQDAKDSLVNKIQQLGETTLPQMGQDTNIHCLTIIGQIEGHVQLPPQNKTTKYEHVIPQIVAVEQNPKIEGLLIILNTVGGDVEAGLAIAEMLASLSKPTVSIVLGGGHSIGVPIAVSCDHSYIAETATMTIHPVRLTGLVIGVPQTFEYLDKMQERVINFVTSHSNISEEKFKELMFSKGNLTRDIGTNVVGNDAVKYGLIDETGGVGQAIQKLNELIEQNKGAQEGMIQ